Proteins from a genomic interval of Rosa chinensis cultivar Old Blush chromosome 2, RchiOBHm-V2, whole genome shotgun sequence:
- the LOC112183794 gene encoding precursor of CEP7: MAKQISLFTTTTICTLLIVLICCHEIAQVDGRHLKSGHCKKCSRLHREINTMSASKVGDHNHSAGLVRAAETKTSNKVEHVTDDFRPTAPGHSPGVGHSINN, encoded by the coding sequence ATGGCCAAGCAGATTAGCTTGTTCACCACAACTACTATTTGTACTTTGCTCATCGTTTTGATATGTTGCCACGAAATCGCGCAAGTCGATGGAAGGCATTTGAAGTCTGGGCACTGCAAGAAATGCTCGAGGCTGCATCGTGAGATCAACACTATGAGTGCATCAAAGGTTGGTGACCACAATCATAGTGCTGGTTTGGTCCGAGCAGCTGAAACAAAGACGAGCAATAAGGTAGAACATGTTACTGATGATTTTCGCCCTACTGCTCCGGGTCACAGCCCTGGTGTTGGTCACTCCATCAACAATTGA
- the LOC112183795 gene encoding uncharacterized protein LOC112183795 has translation MASQSIASRWMRKRFLKKNDIADEKYEDNLIKRVVEERERPIRRGSIKGRIVVPRYITKGHENLYRDYFADPPIFSDNVFRRRFRMRRHVFLRIQNAVLLCDPYFLQKRNAAGAIGLSSYQKITAALRMLAYGVPADYVDEYVRIGESTALKSLKRFVNAVVVMFGDEYLRPPNSNDIARLLSIGEKRGFPGMLGSIDCMHWRWKNCPSAWQGMYSGHYHEPTIILEAVASYDLWIWHAFFGLPGSHNDINVLDRSSLFDDLATGRAPPVNYLVNGKPYNMGYYLADGIYPTWATFVKTIPAPQGNKKKHFAKQQEGARKDVERAFGVLQARFAIVRGPARLWNQETLKDIMTACIIMHNMIVEDERDDDHYIRNIGRDRDSEIDQIIENYDIVGEPSNVLPSHERTQTLMEFIDNHLRIKDGETHSRLQGDLIEHLWQLHGGE, from the coding sequence ATGGCGAGTCAATCCATAGCAAGTCGTTGGATGCGTAAGAGGTTCCTGAAAAAGAATGATATTGCGGATGAAAAATATGAAGATAATCTGATTAAGCGGGTAGTTGAGGAGAGGGAAAGACCAATACGCCGTGGTTCAATCAAAGGTAGGATTGTTGTTCCACGCTATATAACTAAAGGTCATGAAAATCTCTACCGTGACTACTTCGCTGATCCACCTATATTTTCTGATAATGTTTTTCGGAGAAGGTTCCGAATGAGACGTCATGTTTTTCTTAGAATTCAAAATGCAGTGCTTTTATGTGATCCATATTTCTTGCAAAAAAGGAATGCTGCTGGAGCTATCGGGTTGTCATCATATCAAAAGATAACTGCTGCACTACGAATGCTTGCTTATGGAGTTCCAGCAGATTATGTAGATGAATACGTTCGAATAGGTGAAAGTACTGCTCTAAAGAGTCTTAAAAGGTTTGTTAATGCTGTAGTTGTTATGTTTGGTGATGAGTATTTGAGACCACCAAATAGTAACGACATAGCTAGATTGCTTTCAATTGGTGAAAAACGTGGATTTCCTGGAATGTTGGGGAGCATAGACTGTATGCATTGGAGATGGAAAAATTGTCCATCTGCATGGCAAGGTATGTATTCTGGTCACTACCATGAACCAACAATTATATTGGAAGCTGTAGCTTCATATGATCTTTGGATTTGGCATGCATTTTTTGGGTTGCCAGGATCTCACAATGATATCAATGTGTTAGATCGGTCTTCTTTATTTGATGACCTAGCCACAGGACGTGCTCCTCCTGTCAACTATTTAGTTAATGGCAAACCGTATAATATGGGATACTACCTTGCTGATGGTATATATCCAACATGGGCGACATTTGTAAAGACAATACCAGCTCCACAAGGAAATAAGAAGAAACACTTTGCTAAACAACAGGAGGGAGCAAGAAAAGATGTAGAGCGAGCATTTGGAGTACTCCAAGCACGTTTTGCAATTGTACGAGGACCAGCACGTTTATGGAATCAAGAGACACTTAAGGATATCATGACAGCATGCATAATAATGCACAATATGATTGTGGAAGACGAGCGAGATGATGACCACTATATTAGAAATATTGGTCGAGATCGTGatagtgaaattgatcaaatcatTGAGAATTATGATATAGTTGGAGAGCCTTCAAATGTATTACCATCACATGAGCGAACACAAACATTGATGGAGTTCATTGACAACCATCTCCGCATTAAAGATGGGGAGACTCATTCTAGACTACAAGGAGATCTTATCGAACACTTATGGCAGCTACATGGAGGAGAATGA